In Magnetospirillum sp. XM-1, a single window of DNA contains:
- the leuC gene encoding 3-isopropylmalate dehydratase large subunit — MAKPRTLFDKIWDAHLVDVQDDGTCLIYIDRHMVHEVTSPQAFEGLEMSGRKVRHPELTLAVADHNVPTTDRSKGIENEESRIQVETLEANAAKFGVEYFAMDDIRQGVVHIVGPEQGFTLPGTTIVCGDSHTATHGAFGSLAFGIGTSEVEHVLATQTLVQKPAKNMRITVNGKPGPGVTAKDIVLAIIGKIGTAGGTGYVVEFAGEAIRDLSMEGRMTVCNMTIEAGARAGLVAPDEKTFAYIAGKPRAPKGAAFEAAVTYWKTLFTDEGATFDAEIELDAASLVPQITWGTSPEDVIPITGTVPNPADIKDEAKKKAVERSLEYMGLAAGQKATDIAIDVVFIGSCTNGRIEDFRAAAEIFKGRKVAKGVQVLVVPGSGLVKEQAEAEGLDKVFLEAGAEWREPGCSMCLAMNADQLKPGQRSASTSNRNFEGRQGRGGRTHLVSPAMAAAAAITGKLTDVRSL; from the coding sequence ATGGCCAAGCCCCGCACGTTGTTCGACAAGATCTGGGACGCCCATCTGGTGGACGTCCAGGATGACGGCACCTGCCTGATCTACATCGACCGCCACATGGTCCACGAGGTCACCAGCCCGCAGGCCTTCGAGGGCCTGGAGATGTCGGGCCGCAAGGTGCGCCACCCCGAGCTGACGCTGGCCGTCGCCGACCATAACGTGCCGACCACCGACCGCTCCAAGGGCATCGAGAACGAAGAGAGCCGGATTCAGGTCGAAACCCTGGAAGCCAACGCGGCCAAGTTCGGCGTCGAGTACTTCGCCATGGACGACATCCGCCAGGGCGTCGTTCACATCGTCGGGCCCGAGCAGGGCTTCACCCTGCCCGGCACCACCATCGTCTGCGGCGATTCCCACACCGCCACCCACGGCGCCTTCGGTTCGCTGGCCTTCGGCATCGGCACCTCCGAGGTCGAGCACGTGCTGGCCACCCAGACCCTGGTGCAGAAGCCCGCCAAGAACATGCGCATCACGGTCAACGGCAAGCCCGGCCCGGGCGTCACCGCCAAGGACATCGTGCTGGCCATCATCGGCAAGATCGGCACCGCCGGCGGCACCGGCTACGTGGTGGAGTTCGCGGGCGAAGCCATCCGCGACCTGTCCATGGAAGGCCGCATGACCGTCTGCAACATGACCATCGAGGCGGGCGCCCGCGCCGGCCTGGTGGCGCCTGACGAGAAGACCTTCGCCTATATCGCCGGCAAGCCGCGCGCCCCCAAGGGCGCCGCCTTCGAGGCCGCCGTCACCTACTGGAAGACCCTGTTCACCGACGAGGGCGCCACGTTCGACGCCGAGATCGAGTTGGACGCCGCCTCCCTGGTGCCGCAGATCACCTGGGGCACCAGCCCCGAGGACGTCATTCCGATCACCGGCACCGTGCCCAACCCCGCCGACATCAAGGACGAGGCCAAGAAGAAGGCCGTCGAGCGCTCGCTCGAGTACATGGGCCTCGCCGCGGGCCAGAAGGCCACCGACATCGCCATCGACGTGGTGTTCATCGGCTCTTGCACCAACGGCCGCATCGAGGACTTCCGCGCCGCCGCCGAAATCTTCAAGGGCCGCAAGGTCGCCAAGGGCGTGCAGGTCCTGGTGGTTCCCGGCTCCGGCCTGGTCAAGGAGCAGGCCGAGGCCGAAGGCCTGGACAAGGTGTTCCTCGAGGCGGGTGCCGAGTGGCGCGAGCCCGGCTGTTCCATGTGCCTGGCCATGAACGCCGACCAGTTGAAGCCGGGCCAGCGCTCGGCCTCGACCTCGAACCGTAATTTCGAGGGCCGTCAGGGCCGCGGCGGGCGCACCCATCTGGTCAGCCCCGCCATGGCCGCCGCCGCCGCCATCACCGGCAAGCTCACCGACGTTCGCTCGCTGTAA
- the rplS gene encoding 50S ribosomal protein L19: protein MVNIIEQLEKEQIEKLTAARGVPSFAPGDTLKVNVKVIEGNRERVQAYEGVCIARKNDGVNSSFVVRKISYGEGVERIFPLYSPNIASIEVVRRGDVRRAKLYYLRDRRGKSARIAEQTTGHSGKVSAAERAEAAAAKAAKAKEE, encoded by the coding sequence ATGGTTAACATCATTGAGCAGCTCGAGAAGGAGCAGATCGAGAAGCTGACCGCCGCCCGCGGCGTCCCCAGCTTCGCTCCGGGCGACACGCTGAAGGTCAACGTCAAGGTGATCGAAGGCAATCGCGAGCGCGTGCAGGCCTATGAGGGCGTGTGCATCGCCCGCAAGAACGACGGCGTGAATTCGTCCTTCGTGGTCCGCAAGATCTCCTACGGCGAAGGCGTCGAGCGTATCTTCCCGCTGTACTCGCCCAACATCGCCTCCATCGAGGTGGTGCGCCGCGGCGACGTGCGTCGGGCCAAGCTGTACTACCTGCGCGACCGTCGCGGCAAGTCGGCCCGTATCGCCGAGCAGACCACCGGCCATTCCGGCAAGGTCTCCGCCGCCGAGCGCGCCGAAGCCGCCGCCGCCAAGGCCGCCAAGGCCAAGGAAGAGTAG
- a CDS encoding TolC family protein, with the protein MSGRTVFRHAVLGVSAAALLSACSAMPEDLAEIRQDINRHAESLPQEVLKRPLTLEDAVALAVAHNLDARVKVMEEVLAAGKADLSLFAMLPELAAKGNWSKRNPRKLTTSKDVGTGAISTDYSTGEDKVSRTGDLTASWNLVDFGIAMVRADQEEDKMVLAAEKRRRAQHLLIQDVQAAYWKAVINDYANRKYKSLEARLVKSVEDAETAERTKVGDPMQMLGHQRAIVDTMRQIAELQRQTSTAKADLAGHMGVPSANAFDLAELKDDSFLSVEDPETSVEAMEAVALANRPELKTEEVQFRIDRNDIRTELLKTLPGIGPFMGGHYDSNSFIKYNAWVDAGTHVAWNLVDILTAPKRIGNAQNTAETTRARRLAMGMAVLTQVHVADIQVRHALKEYRLTEQMAAIDRRITGLAAKSKQAGAGSAMEEIKAEASAMLSTLRRFILYSDLQGAKARLKAAQGIDHVPPSETFTDSPPPETTADAAPQTG; encoded by the coding sequence TTGTCCGGCCGTACGGTGTTTCGTCATGCGGTTCTGGGGGTGAGCGCGGCGGCCTTGCTGTCCGCCTGTTCCGCCATGCCCGAGGACCTGGCCGAGATACGCCAGGATATCAACCGCCATGCCGAGTCTTTGCCCCAGGAGGTGCTGAAGCGTCCCCTGACCCTGGAAGACGCCGTCGCCCTGGCGGTGGCCCACAATCTGGACGCCCGGGTCAAGGTGATGGAGGAGGTGCTGGCCGCCGGCAAGGCCGACCTGTCGCTGTTCGCCATGCTGCCCGAGCTGGCGGCCAAGGGAAACTGGTCCAAGCGCAATCCCAGGAAGCTGACCACCTCGAAGGATGTGGGCACCGGCGCCATCAGCACCGATTACAGCACCGGCGAGGACAAGGTCAGCCGCACCGGCGACCTGACCGCATCGTGGAATCTGGTGGATTTCGGCATCGCCATGGTGCGCGCCGACCAGGAGGAGGACAAGATGGTCCTGGCGGCGGAAAAGCGCCGCCGCGCCCAGCACCTGCTGATCCAGGACGTCCAGGCCGCCTATTGGAAGGCGGTGATCAACGATTACGCCAACCGCAAGTACAAGTCGCTGGAAGCCCGCCTGGTCAAGTCGGTGGAGGACGCCGAGACCGCCGAGCGCACCAAGGTGGGCGACCCCATGCAGATGCTGGGGCATCAGCGGGCCATCGTCGACACCATGCGCCAGATCGCCGAGCTGCAGCGCCAGACCTCCACCGCCAAGGCCGATCTGGCCGGGCATATGGGGGTGCCGTCGGCCAACGCCTTCGATCTGGCCGAGCTGAAGGACGATTCCTTCCTCTCCGTCGAGGACCCGGAGACGAGCGTCGAGGCAATGGAGGCCGTCGCGCTGGCCAACCGGCCGGAGTTGAAGACCGAGGAAGTGCAGTTCCGCATCGACCGTAACGACATCCGCACCGAGCTGTTGAAGACCCTGCCGGGCATCGGCCCGTTCATGGGCGGCCACTACGATTCCAATTCCTTCATCAAGTACAACGCCTGGGTCGACGCCGGCACCCATGTGGCGTGGAATCTGGTGGACATCCTGACCGCGCCCAAGCGCATCGGCAACGCCCAGAACACCGCCGAGACCACCCGGGCCCGGCGCCTGGCCATGGGCATGGCGGTGCTGACCCAGGTGCATGTGGCCGACATCCAGGTCCGCCACGCGCTCAAGGAATACCGCCTGACCGAGCAGATGGCCGCCATCGACCGCCGCATCACCGGGCTGGCCGCCAAGTCCAAGCAGGCGGGCGCCGGCAGCGCCATGGAAGAGATCAAGGCGGAAGCCTCGGCCATGCTGTCGACGCTCAGGCGCTTCATCCTCTATTCCGACCTGCAAGGGGCCAAGGCCCGTCTCAAGGCGGCCCAGGGCATCGACCACGTGCCGCCGTCCGAGACCTTCACCGATTCCCCGCCGCCGGAAACCACCGCCGATGCTGCCCCCCAGACCGGTTGA
- the ffh gene encoding signal recognition particle protein translates to MFESLSSRLGKVFEKLTGRGALSEADVTEALREVRVALLEADVALSVVKEFIGRVKARAVGAEVIKSVTPGQMVVKIVHDELIATLGTKGNELSLSAVPPVVILMVGLQGSGKTTTSAKIALKLKKEKKKVLLASLDVYRPAAQQQLQILAGQAEVGSLPIVMGEMPVAISKRALDVGRKEGYDVVILDTAGRLHIDQELMAEVAAVRDATKPTETLLVTDAMTGQDAVTLAREFNEKVGVTGIVLTRIDGDARGGAALSMRAITGRPIKFLGAGEKLDALEVFHPDRIAGRILGMGDVVGLVEKAMETLDQEEAERLAKRMEKGKFDLDDMRKQFAQVRKMGDLKGILGMLPGIGKMAGALKDANIDNKMVARQEAIISSMTKAERKNPDLIKASRKKRIATGAGVEVQDVNKLLKQYQQMADMMKKVGKLGQKGLMRHGIGGLLPPGMKFGR, encoded by the coding sequence ATGTTCGAGAGCTTGAGCTCAAGACTGGGTAAGGTGTTCGAGAAGCTGACGGGCCGTGGCGCCCTGTCGGAAGCCGATGTCACCGAGGCCCTGCGCGAGGTTCGCGTCGCCCTGCTCGAGGCCGACGTGGCGCTTTCCGTGGTCAAGGAATTCATCGGCCGGGTGAAGGCCCGCGCCGTGGGCGCCGAGGTGATCAAGTCGGTCACTCCGGGCCAGATGGTGGTCAAGATCGTCCATGACGAACTGATCGCCACGCTGGGCACCAAGGGCAACGAGCTGAGCCTGTCGGCCGTGCCCCCCGTGGTCATCCTGATGGTCGGTCTCCAAGGTTCGGGCAAGACCACCACCTCGGCCAAGATCGCGCTGAAGCTCAAGAAGGAGAAGAAGAAGGTTCTTCTCGCTTCGCTCGACGTCTACCGCCCGGCCGCCCAGCAGCAGCTGCAGATTCTGGCCGGTCAGGCCGAAGTGGGCTCGCTGCCCATCGTCATGGGCGAGATGCCCGTCGCCATCTCCAAGCGGGCGCTCGACGTGGGCCGCAAGGAAGGCTACGACGTCGTCATCCTCGACACCGCCGGCCGCCTGCACATCGACCAGGAGCTGATGGCCGAGGTCGCCGCCGTGCGCGACGCCACCAAGCCCACCGAGACCCTGCTGGTCACCGACGCCATGACCGGCCAGGACGCCGTGACCCTGGCGCGCGAGTTCAACGAGAAGGTCGGCGTCACCGGCATCGTTCTTACCCGTATCGACGGCGACGCCCGTGGCGGCGCCGCGCTGTCCATGCGCGCCATCACCGGGCGCCCCATCAAGTTCCTGGGCGCCGGCGAAAAGCTCGACGCGCTGGAAGTCTTCCACCCGGACCGTATCGCCGGGCGCATTCTCGGCATGGGCGACGTGGTCGGCCTGGTCGAGAAGGCCATGGAGACCCTGGACCAGGAAGAAGCCGAACGCCTTGCCAAGCGCATGGAGAAGGGCAAGTTCGACCTGGACGACATGCGCAAGCAATTCGCCCAGGTGCGCAAGATGGGCGACCTGAAGGGCATCCTGGGCATGCTGCCCGGCATCGGCAAGATGGCCGGCGCGCTGAAGGACGCCAATATCGACAACAAGATGGTCGCCCGCCAGGAAGCGATCATCTCGTCCATGACCAAGGCCGAGCGCAAGAACCCCGACCTGATCAAGGCGTCGCGCAAGAAGCGCATCGCCACGGGCGCCGGGGTCGAGGTCCAGGACGTCAACAAGCTGCTCAAGCAGTATCAGCAGATGGCCGACATGATGAAGAAGGTCGGCAAGCTGGGTCAGAAGGGGTTGATGCGGCACGGCATCGGCGGCCTTTTGCCCCCGGGTATGAAGTTCGGGCGGTAG
- a CDS encoding DEAD/DEAH box helicase, with product MDFFPAGHPLLKALTERDYTDPTAVQEAVLEPGAMGRDLLVSAQTGSGKTVAYGLAIADTLLGESFVLDRAAEPLALIVAPTRELALQVHRELSWLYEHAGARVVSCVGGMDPRAEQRMLSHGAHIVVGTPGRLRDHLERGALSVGSLKAVVLDEADEMLDLGFREDLEFILEATPQERRTLLFSATLPHGIVALAKRYQRNAWRIAVSAGTQGHADIEYRAVRVAPNEIEHAVVNLLRYFESPTAMVFCNTRDSVRHLQAILLERGFAAVALSGELGQNERNNALQALRDGRARVCVATDVAARGIDLPNLGLVIHAELPQNAQTLQHRSGRTGRAGKKGVSVLLVLLSRRRKADMLLQTAGVQAIWSGAPSPEDIHRLDQERLLASPLLAEENSEDDLEMARALLAGRSAEDIACALVRLYRSHLPAAEEVFDPGPGSPTREPREHREREPRPPREGKGPGLPGGSVWFRMNIGRQKNADPRWLIPMICRQGKVTKAEIGAIRIFERETRFEIDAAHADRFAVALRQIEKAEVRIERLAEHAAAPPAEPAAPGPDKAKIKHKGQKPKAPWKDKKPHRKGPKPS from the coding sequence ATGGATTTCTTTCCCGCGGGCCATCCGCTGCTCAAGGCGCTGACCGAGCGCGACTACACCGACCCCACCGCCGTCCAGGAAGCCGTCCTGGAGCCCGGCGCCATGGGACGCGACCTGCTGGTCTCCGCCCAGACCGGATCGGGCAAGACCGTGGCCTACGGCCTGGCCATCGCCGACACCTTGCTGGGCGAATCGTTCGTGCTGGACCGGGCGGCCGAGCCGCTGGCCCTGATCGTCGCCCCCACCCGCGAGCTGGCGCTGCAGGTCCACCGCGAGCTGTCGTGGCTGTACGAACATGCCGGCGCCCGCGTCGTCTCCTGCGTCGGCGGCATGGACCCGCGCGCCGAGCAGCGCATGCTGAGCCACGGCGCCCACATCGTGGTGGGCACACCCGGCCGCCTGCGCGACCATCTGGAGCGCGGCGCGCTCAGCGTCGGCAGCCTGAAGGCGGTGGTGCTGGACGAGGCCGACGAGATGCTGGACCTGGGCTTCCGCGAGGACCTGGAGTTCATCCTGGAGGCCACGCCCCAGGAACGCCGGACCCTCCTGTTCTCGGCCACCCTGCCCCACGGCATCGTCGCCCTGGCGAAGCGCTACCAGCGCAACGCCTGGCGCATCGCCGTCTCGGCCGGCACCCAGGGTCACGCCGACATCGAATACCGCGCCGTACGCGTGGCGCCGAACGAGATCGAGCACGCGGTAGTCAACCTGCTGCGCTATTTCGAATCGCCCACCGCCATGGTGTTCTGCAACACGCGCGATTCCGTGCGCCATCTCCAGGCCATCCTGCTGGAGCGCGGCTTCGCCGCCGTGGCGCTGTCGGGCGAGCTGGGCCAGAACGAACGCAACAACGCGCTGCAAGCCCTTCGAGATGGAAGGGCCCGGGTCTGCGTCGCCACCGACGTGGCGGCGCGCGGCATCGACCTGCCCAATCTGGGCCTGGTGATTCACGCCGAACTGCCCCAGAACGCCCAGACGCTGCAGCACCGCTCGGGCCGCACGGGCCGCGCCGGCAAGAAGGGCGTCAGCGTCCTGCTGGTGCTGCTGTCGCGGCGGCGCAAGGCCGACATGCTGCTGCAGACCGCCGGCGTCCAGGCCATCTGGAGCGGCGCGCCGTCCCCTGAGGACATCCACCGCCTCGACCAGGAACGCCTGCTGGCCAGCCCCCTGCTGGCCGAGGAGAATTCCGAGGACGATCTGGAGATGGCCCGCGCCCTGCTGGCCGGGCGCTCGGCCGAGGACATCGCCTGCGCCCTGGTCCGCCTGTACCGCTCGCACCTGCCCGCCGCGGAAGAAGTGTTCGATCCCGGCCCCGGCTCGCCCACTCGCGAACCCCGTGAGCACCGCGAGCGCGAGCCCCGCCCGCCGCGCGAGGGCAAGGGCCCCGGCCTGCCCGGCGGCTCGGTGTGGTTCCGCATGAATATCGGCCGCCAGAAGAACGCCGATCCGCGCTGGCTGATCCCCATGATCTGCCGCCAGGGCAAGGTCACCAAGGCCGAGATCGGCGCCATCCGCATCTTCGAGCGCGAGACCCGCTTCGAGATCGACGCCGCCCACGCCGACCGCTTCGCCGTCGCGCTGCGCCAGATCGAAAAGGCCGAGGTGCGCATCGAGCGCCTGGCCGAGCACGCCGCGGCCCCGCCCGCCGAGCCCGCCGCCCCCGGGCCCGACAAGGCCAAGATCAAGCACAAGGGCCAGAAGCCCAAGGCTCCCTGGAAGGACAAGAAGCCGCACCGCAAGGGGCCCAAGCCCTCCTAA
- a CDS encoding peptidase domain-containing ABC transporter, which yields MLPPRPVELEGLDDKAKAVSACLRSLGHAVAASALKDSYRMASADAAQNPWVTALGRYGFAAHVEDGVNPARLGADLFPCVVLGPGEPRALVMAPAEGQPSRMLFIRPRLDREAAALPTSWPALLSSWRPMVVRAGLAGMLANVLALAAPIFSAQVYDRVLPHGLLDSLGAMVLMFLGAALFEQVFRRLRALFVEDALHEGNIRLAMDMHRRILETRFEGAAAPSGHLMRLLQDFDSIRDGLGAAAVSLLADLPFMLLFLVGLFLCDPVIALAVLALNVVVAGGTLFAIHRQKLLYKELSGAATQRAQAAQESFSDPETVRRVGAATYLQAKFRHGTALYAATARAIRTLSAARGNLSMLSQNLALLLAVGLGAWRALDGGMSAGVILAATMLATRFTGAAMQMVSVVPQVQSAVASLEALRTVTGRPTERPTGSALIHRPVARGGLAVEAVTARYPNAFNPALDSISLDLEAGERMAVIGPSGSGKTTLEKVLSGVIRPISGRVLLDGVDIALVDPADLRRHMAVCPQTPPLYSGTLRNNLCFDGLVSDEQMVGMMNLLGAGGVMPMGMGLDFQVVEGGRNLSGGQRQIIALARTLLRGAAVTILDEPTAFLDEASEKRAIAGIHQAVGRNSLVVISHRPAVVALAAKVARLDKGKLADVTRRAASTPAGGA from the coding sequence ATGCTGCCCCCCAGACCGGTTGAGCTGGAGGGCCTCGACGACAAGGCCAAGGCCGTTTCCGCCTGCCTGCGCTCGTTGGGTCATGCGGTCGCGGCGTCGGCGCTGAAGGATTCCTACCGCATGGCCAGTGCCGATGCGGCGCAGAATCCCTGGGTCACCGCGCTGGGACGCTATGGTTTCGCCGCCCATGTGGAGGACGGGGTCAATCCCGCCCGGCTGGGCGCCGATTTGTTTCCCTGCGTCGTGCTGGGTCCGGGCGAGCCGCGCGCCCTGGTGATGGCGCCGGCCGAGGGCCAACCGAGCCGCATGCTGTTCATCCGCCCGCGCCTCGACCGCGAGGCCGCCGCCCTGCCCACCTCGTGGCCGGCGCTGCTGTCCTCGTGGCGGCCCATGGTGGTGCGCGCCGGGCTGGCCGGCATGCTGGCCAACGTCCTGGCTCTGGCCGCCCCCATCTTCTCGGCCCAGGTCTACGACCGGGTGCTGCCCCACGGCCTGCTCGACTCGCTGGGCGCCATGGTGCTGATGTTCCTGGGCGCCGCCCTGTTCGAGCAGGTGTTCCGTCGCCTGCGCGCCCTGTTCGTCGAGGACGCCCTGCACGAGGGCAACATCCGCCTGGCCATGGACATGCACCGCCGCATCCTGGAGACCCGCTTCGAGGGGGCGGCGGCGCCAAGCGGCCATCTGATGCGGCTGTTGCAGGATTTCGATTCCATCCGCGACGGGCTGGGGGCGGCGGCGGTGTCGCTGCTGGCCGACCTGCCGTTCATGCTGCTGTTCTTAGTGGGCCTGTTCCTGTGCGATCCGGTGATCGCGCTGGCCGTGCTGGCGCTCAACGTCGTGGTGGCGGGCGGCACCTTGTTCGCCATCCACCGCCAGAAGCTGCTCTACAAGGAATTGTCGGGCGCCGCCACCCAGCGGGCCCAGGCCGCCCAGGAATCCTTCTCCGATCCCGAGACGGTGCGGCGCGTCGGCGCCGCCACCTATCTCCAGGCCAAGTTCCGCCACGGCACCGCGCTCTACGCCGCCACGGCGCGGGCCATCCGCACGCTGTCGGCGGCACGCGGCAACCTCTCCATGCTGTCCCAGAATCTGGCGCTGCTGCTGGCCGTGGGGCTGGGGGCGTGGCGGGCGCTGGACGGCGGCATGAGCGCCGGCGTGATCCTCGCCGCCACCATGCTGGCCACCCGCTTTACCGGCGCGGCCATGCAGATGGTCTCGGTGGTGCCCCAGGTCCAGTCGGCGGTGGCCTCGCTGGAAGCACTGCGCACCGTCACCGGGCGGCCCACCGAACGGCCCACCGGCTCGGCCCTCATCCACCGGCCGGTGGCGCGCGGCGGGCTGGCGGTCGAGGCGGTGACCGCCCGCTATCCCAATGCCTTCAACCCGGCGCTGGATTCCATCTCCCTGGATCTGGAGGCGGGCGAGCGGATGGCGGTGATCGGGCCGTCGGGATCGGGCAAGACCACCCTGGAAAAGGTGCTGTCGGGCGTCATTCGCCCCATTTCGGGCCGGGTGCTGCTGGACGGGGTCGACATCGCCCTGGTGGACCCCGCCGACCTGCGCCGCCACATGGCGGTGTGCCCGCAGACCCCGCCGCTCTATTCCGGCACGTTGCGCAATAATCTGTGCTTCGACGGGCTGGTCTCGGACGAACAGATGGTGGGCATGATGAACCTGCTGGGCGCCGGCGGCGTCATGCCCATGGGCATGGGCCTCGACTTCCAGGTGGTCGAGGGCGGCCGCAACCTGTCGGGGGGCCAGCGCCAGATCATCGCCCTGGCCCGCACCCTGCTGCGGGGCGCGGCGGTGACCATCCTGGACGAGCCCACAGCCTTTCTCGACGAAGCCTCGGAAAAGCGCGCCATCGCCGGCATCCATCAGGCGGTGGGCAGGAATTCGCTGGTGGTCATCTCGCACCGCCCGGCGGTGGTGGCCCTGGCCGCCAAGGTGGCGCGCCTCGACAAGGGCAAGCTGGCCGACGTGACGCGGCGCGCCGCCAGCACTCCGGCGGGAGGGGCTTAA
- the trmD gene encoding tRNA (guanosine(37)-N1)-methyltransferase TrmD, with amino-acid sequence MRPTRKRIGTVESKAPWRALILTIFPEMFPGPLGLSLAGRALEEGKWALDTVDIRGFATDKHRSVDDSPFGGGAGMVMRPDVLDAAIKGAQAPGPLVYMTPRGRLLNQELVRELAAGPGVRVLCGRFEGVDQRLLEAHGALEVSAGDFVLSGGEPAALLMLDAIVRLLPGVIGKEESLVEESFEWGLLEYPHYTRPQVWDGRTVPEVLLSGHHEKIRAWRKRQAEDITRQRRPDLWDRYVAAKNVSEG; translated from the coding sequence ATGCGCCCGACGAGAAAGAGGATCGGGACGGTGGAGAGTAAGGCGCCCTGGCGGGCTTTGATACTCACCATCTTCCCCGAGATGTTTCCGGGGCCTCTCGGCCTGTCTTTGGCAGGTCGGGCGCTGGAGGAGGGCAAGTGGGCTCTCGACACGGTGGATATCCGGGGCTTCGCCACGGACAAGCACCGGTCGGTGGACGACTCGCCCTTCGGCGGCGGAGCCGGAATGGTGATGCGTCCCGACGTGCTGGACGCCGCCATCAAGGGCGCGCAAGCGCCGGGGCCGCTGGTGTACATGACGCCGCGCGGCCGGCTTTTGAACCAGGAGCTGGTTCGCGAGCTGGCGGCGGGGCCGGGTGTGAGGGTTCTGTGCGGGCGTTTCGAAGGGGTTGACCAGCGGTTGCTGGAAGCCCACGGGGCGCTCGAGGTCAGTGCCGGCGACTTCGTCCTTTCGGGCGGCGAGCCGGCGGCGCTGCTGATGTTGGACGCCATCGTCCGCCTGCTTCCCGGCGTGATCGGGAAGGAGGAATCGCTGGTGGAAGAGAGCTTCGAATGGGGATTGCTGGAATATCCCCATTATACCCGCCCCCAGGTCTGGGACGGGCGAACGGTGCCGGAGGTTCTGCTTTCCGGTCACCACGAAAAGATACGCGCCTGGCGGAAGCGTCAGGCAGAGGACATAACCCGGCAGCGCCGGCCCGATCTGTGGGATCGGTACGTCGCGGCCAAGAACGTGAGTGAGGGTTGA
- the rpsP gene encoding 30S ribosomal protein S16: MALKIRLSRGGAKKRPFYKIVVADARAPRDGRFIEKVGTYNPMLPNDNGQRWILDEERVKHWLSVGAQPTDRLVRFFADKGLVAKPTRPEQTKQPQPKAKAQQRAKDEADRAAAAAAEAGE, encoded by the coding sequence ATGGCTCTGAAGATTCGTCTCTCCCGCGGCGGCGCCAAGAAGCGTCCGTTCTACAAGATCGTCGTCGCCGACGCCCGCGCGCCGCGCGACGGCCGCTTCATCGAGAAGGTGGGCACCTACAACCCCATGCTGCCGAACGACAACGGCCAGCGCTGGATCCTCGACGAGGAGCGCGTGAAGCATTGGCTGTCCGTCGGCGCCCAGCCGACCGACCGTCTGGTCCGCTTCTTCGCCGACAAGGGCCTGGTCGCCAAGCCGACCCGCCCCGAGCAGACCAAGCAGCCCCAGCCCAAGGCCAAGGCCCAGCAGCGCGCCAAGGACGAGGCCGACCGCGCCGCCGCCGCCGCCGCCGAAGCGGGCGAGTAA
- the rimM gene encoding ribosome maturation factor RimM (Essential for efficient processing of 16S rRNA) — protein MGPRVRVGVIAGVHGVRGAVRIKSFTEEPADIGYYSPVENEAGSVKYRLKVNGEVKGLVIATLEGVTDRNAAEALKGTELWVSRERLPKSGEDEFLYSDLIGLVAETVDGKRLGTVRAVADYGAGDVLDIRLEPKGDMMVPFTKASVPDVDVPGGRLVVVPPVYAPDEKEDRDGGE, from the coding sequence ATGGGACCTCGTGTCCGCGTCGGCGTGATCGCTGGCGTCCATGGGGTCCGGGGCGCCGTCCGCATCAAGAGCTTCACCGAGGAGCCGGCCGATATCGGCTACTACTCACCGGTGGAGAACGAGGCGGGCAGCGTCAAGTACCGGCTGAAGGTGAACGGCGAGGTCAAGGGCCTCGTCATCGCCACGCTGGAGGGTGTTACGGACCGTAACGCCGCCGAGGCGCTCAAGGGCACCGAGTTGTGGGTGTCGCGCGAGCGTCTGCCGAAGTCGGGCGAGGACGAGTTCCTCTATTCCGATCTGATCGGGCTGGTGGCGGAAACGGTGGACGGCAAGAGATTGGGCACCGTTCGCGCGGTGGCCGATTACGGGGCCGGCGACGTGCTGGACATCAGACTGGAGCCGAAAGGCGACATGATGGTGCCCTTCACCAAGGCCTCGGTGCCGGACGTGGATGTGCCGGGCGGCAGGCTGGTGGTGGTTCCGCCGGTCTATGCGCCCGACGAGAAAGAGGATCGGGACGGTGGAGAGTAA